A single region of the Prochlorococcus marinus str. MIT 0917 genome encodes:
- a CDS encoding DUF4912 domain-containing protein, whose translation MTFDQESLSRLTLRQLRIKASELGIPLYSRKSKADLVKGVLLYEEKKELEKQLINSKAQSSSETTFSSSSETKVVFLPRDPEWAYVFWEISDADRSNAQNEGAIRLCLRLADVTNKNNGEANPGTLQEVVVDSHSTEWYLPIPLGGRDYKVELGYRIGHTWMSLAHSSSAKVPSLHPSEQILDQFVPFSLEAPVTSSDSKIESSASEQPDSGLHERLYQSATTKFRTRRVGSEEFQEGFPGDINSNNESGSGLWASGLNESGIGGVPQPRSFWLVADAELIVYGATDPSAKLFIEDEEVPLANDGTFRLQVPFRDGIQNYSIKAIDKDGVDSRNITMKFERVTPVDNTNPNSKAESEWF comes from the coding sequence GTGACTTTTGATCAAGAATCCCTGTCACGTTTAACACTTCGTCAGCTTCGTATTAAGGCTAGTGAATTAGGTATTCCCCTTTATAGTAGAAAATCAAAGGCTGATTTAGTTAAGGGTGTTTTGCTATACGAAGAGAAAAAGGAATTAGAAAAACAGTTGATAAATAGTAAAGCCCAATCATCCAGCGAAACTACATTCTCCAGTTCTTCAGAGACAAAAGTCGTTTTTCTTCCTCGTGATCCCGAGTGGGCATATGTCTTTTGGGAAATATCAGATGCTGATCGTTCTAATGCTCAAAATGAAGGAGCTATTCGGTTGTGTTTGCGTTTAGCTGATGTAACCAATAAAAATAATGGAGAAGCTAATCCGGGAACTCTTCAAGAAGTTGTTGTTGATAGTCATAGTACCGAGTGGTACTTACCTATTCCTTTAGGTGGAAGAGATTATAAGGTTGAACTCGGTTATCGAATTGGTCACACATGGATGTCACTTGCTCATTCATCTTCAGCCAAAGTACCCTCACTTCATCCAAGTGAACAAATTCTTGATCAATTTGTTCCTTTTAGCTTGGAAGCCCCAGTTACCTCTTCTGATTCTAAGATAGAAAGTTCTGCATCAGAACAACCAGATAGTGGTTTACATGAGCGGTTGTATCAATCAGCGACCACAAAATTTAGGACTCGAAGAGTTGGTTCAGAAGAATTCCAAGAGGGTTTTCCAGGAGATATAAATTCAAACAATGAATCTGGTAGTGGCCTTTGGGCTAGTGGCTTGAATGAATCTGGTATTGGAGGGGTTCCTCAACCACGTTCTTTTTGGCTAGTTGCTGATGCTGAATTAATTGTGTATGGAGCTACTGACCCCTCGGCTAAATTATTTATCGAAGATGAAGAGGTTCCATTAGCAAATGATGGAACCTTTAGATTGCAAGTCCCATTCAGAGATGGTATTCAGAACTATTCAATTAAAGCGATAGATAAAGATGGGGTTGATTCAAGGAATATAACAATGAAATTCGAAAGAGTTACTCCAGTTGATAATACTAATCCAAATTCAAAAGCTGAATCAGAATGGTTTTAA